A region of the Callithrix jacchus isolate 240 chromosome 5, calJac240_pri, whole genome shotgun sequence genome:
CTTGTTCTTTATCCTTCTCTTGCCTTTCTTCTGTGAGTCTGTGTTTTGCTCCCAGTGATAGTTCAGAATTAGAGAGTTTCTcctggtttctttctttgtcctttgcCATGTTTCTCATTTTGTTGGATCTTTCTTGGTCAAGAAATTTATCCTTTGCCCTGGAACTTGGGCTGCTTTCCTTTCTGTCTCGATGTCTTTCTGAAGACTGAACACttacttctcctttttctctatctctgtatttatcattattttcatatctttccctccttcctttcataTGTTCTTCCTTagctttggttttctcttccttctctcctttctcacgGTGTCGGTTCTGATCATTTTGCTGTCTGTCCATTTCTTGTTCTCTTTGGGAATATCTCTCCctgtctttctcccttttccattCTCTGTCACTTCTTTCTCTTAGGTCCCTCGTCCTTGGTTTATCTTCCTGTTCATGCCTCTTCCAATGGGAATCTCTATGACTGGCATCTCTGTGCCTATGAGAATCTCTTTCTTTCCGGTAATCACGGTCAGTGTCATGGTTCTCCTGGTCTCTGGATTGCTTCTGCTGGTGCTGATCTTCTCTTTTCTCATGTCCTCTCGATGTTCGTGATCCTTTTGTGTGGTGTCTGGCACCATGCCCTCTTTCTTCACTAGGCGACTGAGAGTCGTTTTGATTCCTGTGGTGCTTGGAGTCATTCTCAGGGGTCTCAATGACCTTTTTTCTTCTGCAATTCActgtagtttcttctttttcatcatCCTCGCTGCTGTTAGCAACAAAGTCACTGTCTGCATCTGGGTTTTCCTCTACTTTCACATCAGCTTGAAGAATGTATTTCTCTTGTGGTATTCTGTTTTCTACTTCATCGGAGTAACCccttgatttctctttctttacacCAGatcttaaggaaaacaaaaagggcGGGAAAAAAGCCACATTATCAGTTGTAATAAGCAGATAAAGGGTTCATGTAATTTTTCTCAATACTTAAACCAATCCATCTATAGTGATATATACCATCTGattatacaaatacaaaaaggtGCTGATGTCTCTGCAAACtagtattttcaaatttaaaccattccaaatattttcaatatttgtagaagtgaaaagaaaaaattagctctTGTCTGCTAGAACCTACAGGCAAGAGGTCTGTACAGGTCTTTACTTTTTTGGTAAGCCTAAGACAAAGAATAATTGGGAAAAGCAAGATATGTTTTGGATCTAAGTTCTGTTTTCCCAATATGAAGGTTAAGTTGTAACTCTTGGATTTTCgtttcctttcttatttatttatttagatacagggtctcactccgtcacccaggctggagtgtagcggcacaatctcggttcactgcaacctttgcctcccaggctcaagtaatcctcccaccttaacctcctgagtagctgggattataggcataggcctgtactactacacctggctaacttttgtatttttagtagagactggattttgccatgttggccaggctggtctcaaactcttgacctcaggtgatccacccaactcagcctcccaaagtgctgggattacaggactgagcccacacccagcctctttatttaaaaaaaaaaattataaaaatagtccTAGAAATACATGAAGGTAATCTATGCACAGCAAAATAGTGGCAAGTATAATCCTAAATATTTACTCTCTCTCATGATGAAAAAGCACTAGTATCCTGATACACTCCTTGGCACCTatcacaacaaaattaaaatatattaatttgtcCATTAGAAGCAATAACACTAAAATTATATTACCTACATGGTTCCATCTGGCAAGTACAGTTAACTTTATTTATACTACTAACACAGTGACTATAATGTAAATAAGAATCATTCAGTGATTCTTACTAATCACACTAACAGCACAACAACTTCGGTTCTCCAGGAATTACTAGCAGAACTATCTTGGCTAAAGGACATACTAACAGTTAGGATTTCGATTATTCGACTCTGAGAAGTACAACTACATCAACAACATTACAGAGTTTCATGGTAGCCTCATAAACATTCCAGATGAA
Encoded here:
- the NSRP1 gene encoding nuclear speckle splicing regulatory protein 1 isoform X2, which produces MAIPGRQYGLILPKKTQQLHPVLQKPSVFGNDSDDDDETSVSESLQREAAKKQAMKQTKLEIQKALAEDSTVYEYDSIYDEMQKQKEENNPKLLLGKDRKPKYIHNLLKAVEIRKKEQEKRMEKKIQREREMEKGEFDDKEAFVTSAYKKKLQERAEEEEREKRAAALEACLDVTKQKDLSGFYRHLLNQAVGEEEIPKCSFREARSGVKKEKSRGYSDEVENRIPQEKYILQADVKVEENPDADSDFVANSSEDDEKEETTVNCRRKKVIETPENDSKHHRNQNDSQSPSEERGHGARHHTKGSRTSRGHEKREDQHQQKQSRDQENHDTDRDYRKERDSHRHRDASHRDSHWKRHEQEDKPRTRDLRERSDREWKREKDRERYSQREQEMDRQQNDQNRHREKGEKEEKTKAKEEHMKGRRERYENNDKYRDREKGEVSVQSSERHRDRKESSPSSRAKDKFLDQERSNKMRNMAKDKERNQEKLSNSELSLGAKHRLTEERQEKDKEQERPPEAVSKFAKRNNEETVMSARDRYLARQMARVNAKTYIEKEDD
- the NSRP1 gene encoding nuclear speckle splicing regulatory protein 1 isoform X3; this translates as MKQTKLEIQKALAEDSTVYEYDSIYDEMQKQKEENNPKLLLGKDRKPKYIHNLLKAVEIRKKEQEKRMEKKIQREREMEKGEFDDKEAFVTSAYKKKLQERAEEEEREKRAAALEACLDVTKQKDLSGFYRHLLNQAVGEEEIPKCSFREARSGVKKEKSRGYSDEVENRIPQEKYILQADVKVEENPDADSDFVANSSEDDEKEETTVNCRRKKVIETPENDSKHHRNQNDSQSPSEERGHGARHHTKGSRTSRGHEKREDQHQQKQSRDQENHDTDRDYRKERDSHRHRDASHRDSHWKRHEQEDKPRTRDLRERSDREWKREKDRERYSQREQEMDRQQNDQNRHREKGEKEEKTKAKEEHMKGRRERYENNDKYRDREKGEVSVQSSERHRDRKESSPSSRAKDKFLDQERSNKMRNMAKDKERNQEKLSNSELSLGAKHRLTEERQEKDKEQERPPEAVSKFAKRNNEETVMSARDRYLARQMARVNAKTYIEKEDD
- the NSRP1 gene encoding nuclear speckle splicing regulatory protein 1 isoform X1, whose amino-acid sequence is MCNPFDAASRDLRILKAKTYGLILPKKTQQLHPVLQKPSVFGNDSDDDDETSVSESLQREAAKKQAMKQTKLEIQKALAEDSTVYEYDSIYDEMQKQKEENNPKLLLGKDRKPKYIHNLLKAVEIRKKEQEKRMEKKIQREREMEKGEFDDKEAFVTSAYKKKLQERAEEEEREKRAAALEACLDVTKQKDLSGFYRHLLNQAVGEEEIPKCSFREARSGVKKEKSRGYSDEVENRIPQEKYILQADVKVEENPDADSDFVANSSEDDEKEETTVNCRRKKVIETPENDSKHHRNQNDSQSPSEERGHGARHHTKGSRTSRGHEKREDQHQQKQSRDQENHDTDRDYRKERDSHRHRDASHRDSHWKRHEQEDKPRTRDLRERSDREWKREKDRERYSQREQEMDRQQNDQNRHREKGEKEEKTKAKEEHMKGRRERYENNDKYRDREKGEVSVQSSERHRDRKESSPSSRAKDKFLDQERSNKMRNMAKDKERNQEKLSNSELSLGAKHRLTEERQEKDKEQERPPEAVSKFAKRNNEETVMSARDRYLARQMARVNAKTYIEKEDD